A segment of the Melospiza melodia melodia isolate bMelMel2 chromosome 24, bMelMel2.pri, whole genome shotgun sequence genome:
AAGagggggggtccctggggcaggGTGTCCCTCAGGGAGGGGGGTCCCTTGTCCCTTGGCTGAGCTGGCTTGGGAGCTGCTCCCAAGCCGCCACAGGGGCTACACTACAGGAGGCTTGTGAGGAGGAGGCTGTTTCTTGGTCATGGGATCCTGGAATAGTTTGGCTTGGAGGGGATCTTGAAGTTCCtgttccaggttgctccaagccccacacAAGctggcccggggcagggctggtgAGGGGGTGCAGGGTGGGGTGTGCGGCAGGATgatgccagccctgccccgggctctctCCCGCAGGCACGGTGGGTGTCCCTCTGCCGGGACTGCAGGAGTACGGCGCCATGGGCGGCTCGTCGCACGCCGTGGCCGCGGCCATGTGGCCCTGCCAGCACTGCACCTTCATGAACCAGCCGGGCACGGACCACTGCGAGATGTGCAGCCTGCCCCGCTCCTAGCCCCGCTCTGCCCGGAGCCATCCGGGGCGGCGcctgtcccttccctctcctccctgcagcttccagcccgGGCTGTGGAGCCCGGCACGGGTGGCTCCGGCCCCCCGGTTACTCCTGGCTCCCTTCTGGGGGCTCCCAGCCCGGAGAACCAACGCTTTCCTCAGCCCGTGCCTGGGCTGGCCCCCCACCGCCctcagctgctgccagcctgccctgggggagctggggggcttagggagctgcccgtgcccgctTCCTACCCGAGGGGAGAGGGAGGCTTTGGCATCTCCCTGCCCACAGCTTTGCTCTCATTCCCTGCCCGCCTGAGTGCCTGGATCCCGACAGCTCCGGCACTGACCGTCTCTGGTGGCATGGGCAGGTGGCTGTCACGTTCCCAGAGCAGGACAGGCACCCCTGGACACCGAGCATGGGGTGGGCACGTGCCAGCTCGTAGCTTGGTGAGCTCTGGCACCCcgtgggggctgcaggaggggcatcCTCTCAGGGTGCCGTGTCCCCCCACTGTGCGTGGTTGGACTCCCAGGGAAGGGTTGCAGGGCAGCCACGTAACTCGGGCACCCACCTGGCCTCCATCGTGCCCTGGGAGCCAGTCCTGCAGTTGGTGCCTTCCCATCCCTCCGGAGCGTGTCCTGGCCGGAGCTGGGGCTCGAGGGTCTTGCCCCCCAGCCTCCCTTCAGCCcccagctggggctgtcctgggcaccgctgggcaggggagaggggCAGGTGGATGCTggaggggctcagccctcctctcACAGGGCCTCTGACCCCCAGACCCATCCTGGagctccccagccctggctctggttcAATCCTGGGGGCAGCGGTTCCAGCACTGCCCCGTGTCCCCTCATGGGAGGGGTCCAGAGGGCCTGTCCTGCTCCAGGACAGCACTGCCCAcaccccagtggggcagggaccCCCCGCCCCTCGCTGGGGCTTTCCAAAGGCTTCATCCCAAGGCCCGGCTCCGGGCTGCGGTTGCTTTTCCCCTGGgtgtgctggggtttgggggtgcagctctgggagcgcccgggccgggctgggctgaccCAGGCACGGGGGCTGCAAGTAACGTGGAATAAAAGCACCTCAAACCAGAGCCTCCTGCACTCCGGCACTCTGTCACCTGTCCTGGGGTGCTCCACACTCCCAGCGGGAATGGGGGAATGCTGGgcgaggatggggctgggatgttcTGTGTCCCCAGTGGAATATGGGGGACCCTGTGTCCCATCActgtctcctgcactctgtcaCCTTGGgtgaggctggctctgttcccGATGGGAATGTGAGGACACGGTGCCACCTCTGCTGTGTCATCTGTGCCAGGATGGGACCAGGATGCTCCATGTTCCCAGCTGGAACAGGGGGACACAGCCTCCCGTCCTTTGTCACCTGCCGGGACGCTCCTCATTCCCCGCGGGAACCGGGGCCCCCTGCTCCCCGTGGCCGTGCCACCTGCACTCCAtcacggccgggccgggccgctccGCATTCCGCCGGGGCTGTGTGTCCGGGCTGTGTCCGCGGTCTGTTTGCAATCAGCCCCGGAGCCGCGTGCGGCCGGGCCCggtgccagccccaggctggagcagggggagcgggagcggcgggagccAGAGCGGGGAGCGCAGCCCGGCGAGCGGCcgcggcagcggggccggggaggtggcacctgccctgggcagggacagcagccccgggggacacggggacatggcccggctgctgctcctcctgctgctcgcCGCTCTGGGCTGCGCAGCCAGGCCGGGCCGGCGGCCGGCGCCGTGGGACGATGGAGCTGACGGTAATTCCCTTCCCACCCTCGGGACCCCTTCGCACCGGGGCTGGGCACGGGGAACGGCCCGGCTGTGGGCCCGGGCTCCGGGGCTGGGTGCTCCTGGGGGCTGCTCGTGGTGCCAGCTCGGCCCTTCCAGCCCAGAGACCCCCGGCGAGGGGCTGCGCCAACCTGACGCTGGTGCTGGACAACTGGAAATTCGCCATCACCTCCCAGCTGAGGAACCTGCTGCTGTCCGACCACCAGACCGTGCTGCCCGACTACGGCCGGTGAGGGGCCGGGGTCCCCGGGGGGATATTTGGGGTCCCTCGTGGATTTCTGGGGGTCCTTGAGGGCTttctgggggtccctgccctgACGGCGCCGCGCCCGCAGGATCCCGGCGCTCTCGGGGGCCCTGGATGAGCTGTACCGGGATTTCCGCGGCCTGAAGGAGCAGCTGGGCCGGCTCTCGGATCGCTTCGCCCACCTCGAAGCCTCCGTGGAGCAGCTGAGCCGGGCCCGGGGCGCTGCAGGGCCCCCGCGCCGGGGAGGGGTCCCCCAAAACCCCCGGAGGGCCCCCGGGACCCCGCCGTGAGAGACCCCCGCCCGGGCCCGGGGCTCGGCCAGGCTGGGGGGacgggggcagggctgggagggctcaGATGGGGTGCATCATTTTGGGGAGGTTTCAGTAAAACGGGGTGCAGAGACATCACTTGGGGAGGCTCAGGCTGGGGGGCTCAGGGTCGTCGCTTGGGGGTCTGAGGCCGGGGGGCTCAGGGTTATCACTTGGGGGGGGTCTCAAGCCGGGGGGCTCAGGGTCATCGCCTGGGGGCTCAGCCAGACTTTTGGGGGGTCtatccctgtgggtcagggtcaGCTCGGGGGGGCTCTCTGCCCCCCTCGCGGGTCGCACCCGGcccttctctctctgtctctcaatAAAGCCACTGTCGCCAGCACCGCCTCTCTGTTTTCTCCCACCGTGTCGGGATGGGGGGGTCACTCATGGGGCGGGGGTTCCTCCCCTCCCGGTACCGACCCCCGGTACCGCCTCCCCGTCCCGCGCCGCTTTACGGCCTGTCGTAAACCCCCCCCGCCCATTGCGGCGGCCGCCGCGCAGCCGTAAAGCGGAgccgcccgcgccccccgcccggtACCCGCGGCCCCTCCGGGAGGGATTGGGGGGGCGGGATGGGGGGGAGAGGGGCGGGGGTTTGGGTGGGGGGCTGCGGGCTGGGCGGGGATGGGTCCGGGtggggggctgccgggggagctgggcttggggaggggctggggggggtctCACTATGGGGGGGGCTGTGGGACAGGGTCTGGGGTACAAGGCATGTGATGGGGGTGTGTCGGGGGGCGTCTGAGGTACAAGGACTGTGAtcttggggggtctgggggctcagAGGTACAACGACTGTGATGTGGGGGGGTCGGGGGTGGTCTGGGGTATAAGGACTGTGATGTGGGGGATGTGGGGTGGGTCTGGAGGGTCTGGGGTACAAGGACTGTGATGTGGGGGGGTCTAGGGGGTCTGGGGTACAAGGACCGTGATGTGGGGTAGTTGGGGGTGGGTGTGGGATACAAGGACTGTGATGTGGGGGATCTGGTGTGGGTCTGGAGGGTCTGGGGTACAAGGAGTGTGATCTGGGTGGGTCTGGGGGCCGTGGAGGTGGGACTGGGGGGCTGAGGTTGATGTTTgggagggggctgcttgtggGGCTGGGTCTGAGGGTCTCAGTCaggggggaaggggctgtggggcacaggggtctgcagggctgcGTCAGCACACACTGCCCACTGCTCGGGGGTCCcggctcagcccctcacagcctcggTGCCCCCTCCCCACGCCCCCAGGCCGGCACCATGGCGCAGGTGGGGCACAGGGTGGATTACCTGGCCGGATTCTGCTGCCCGGTGGGGGGGCTGGTGGCAGGCAAGCCGCGGGTGCTGTGCCACGAGAACGAGATCTACCTCTCCAACGGCACCGAGTTCGTCTACGTGTACGACCAGGAGGGCAAAGTGCTCAAGGTGAGGGGCTTGGTGGGGTGGGGGTTCACTGTGCCCCCCATCCCGTGGGGACACCCCTTTCCCTACCCCTGGGTTCCCTCTGTCAGCATCCAGCAAACAAACCCTACAAGCAGCACCCTTTGCTGTggggtttgttggggtttgtGGGTGCTGCCAGCTGGCCCCTCTCCCAGTCCTGTGGGACACACCGACTGCACAGGGGCTTCTCTCCCCcaggcctggctgctgtccctgctgtcacagCGCCCTGACTGACACGCTGCTGCCTTTGTTAATTTGTTCTGATTACCATTTCTAAGAAATCCACCGCTGTACGAGCGGGATCTGCCTCCCACACTGCGCTCCCGCTCGGCAAAGTAGAGCACGTACCCTGCTCCCTGTTTTCCTTCCCCTCAGGGAGCGGGAATGACAGGCTGCCTcagcccctctcccacccccCAGCCCAGGAACACCCAgctgggtgctgcccagggatCCCTTTGTCCCTGGAAACCGCTTTGGATCCCCCTCTGCAGGGAGCCGCCCTGTCCCTGCCGCCCACGCGGGTGCCGTGGGAGGTGACATTTGGTTGTGTCCCCCCCGCCAGGCTGTGTTCCGCTGCCCTGACCAGGTGTGGCACgtggagctgctgccccagccccggcagctctACATCCTGTGTGCCCACAGCGGGATCTACTGCgtgtccctggagcagcagagcaggtgagCAGGGGTgaccccatcccagggctgccctgcctgtcAGGCTCTGGATCCGTCTCTGCCGGTGCTAACAGCTCTCCTGCAGGAGCTCACTTCCCAGGGCCGGGCAAAGAGGCGGCCAAGGCACACGCTGGCTGCTCCCCTCGCCTTGGCTCAGAGCTCTTCCCTGTTTTCCCAAAGGTTAATGGAGCAGACGGACGGCGACGGCCAAGAAAGCAACGGCCCCTCCGGCGTCTTCCCGGTGGAAGCGGACGCCTGCATCTTCCCCGACGCCAGCCTGAGCATGTTCACCCTGCTCAGCACCTTCGTCATCACGCTGGCCCAGGACGAGGGCAAGTGGTGGATGCGGCTGCACGAGCTGCCGCGCCCGGAGCAGGACGGGCCCCCGTACCGGCAGGTCAGCCAGGTGGAGTTCTGCCCCGGGAGCCCTCCCGGGGACGCCGCGGGGGACGCGCCGCCCTCCTGCTTcctgcccgtgctgtgctgcgcgGCCGCGCCCGGCACCCAGGGGCTCTGGTGCTCGGGGGGCTTCGTGCTGGAGGAGCCCCTCTTCAGCCTCCTCTTCGGCATCGACGCGGCCATGCTGGAGTCGCCCATGATCCTGTGCGGCTTCCCGGACGGGCAGCTCTGCTCCGTGCCCCTCAAAGCCCTCAGCTCCTCGCCCGCCGCCGACGGCTGCCGCGACGTGTCCACGCCGGCGCCGCCCGTGAAGATCCTGCACCACCTGGAGGAGCCCATCGTGTTCATCGGGGCGCTGCGCACCGAGCGGCATGGACGCGATGACGACGACGACAACGACGATGACACCGACACCGAGGCGCCCGCGGGCGAGCCCGGCTGTGACTGCGTGGTGGCCGTGGGCCACTACGGGAAGATGGTGGCGGTGAAGGCGGATCAGCGGGAGGAGGCCACGGTGCCCGAGCTCAGGGAGTATTACCTGCGGGGCCCCATCCTGTGCGCGGCCTGCGGCAGCGGCTCCCGCATGTACTACAGCACCCACTCCGACATCTCCGCCGTGGACCTGGACTGGGCGGGCGACTCCTCGGACCCCGAGGACACGGAGAGCGGCGCCGGCGTGCTGCCCCCCGTGCTGTCCCCGGCCAGCCTGAGTATCTGTAGCGTGGTGGCGCTTTCCTTGTCCTCCCGGGCCTCAGAAGGTACTGGGGGCAGCAGGGTGGGATCTCAGCTCTCCTCTCTTTCCAGCTCTGTGTGGGGCGGGTGGGGCTCCATCTTTCATCTTTGTTGGCTCGCCTTGGTTTTGTAAGTTGTTCTTGTCCATTGTGATTCCTGCTCATCCCTGCTCATTCCCAGTCCCTCAGCTTGGCATTGCAGGAGgtggccagccctggcagctgtggggcagccccAAGCCAGTTCAGATCAGGCTTCCTCCAAAATGAGGTGTTCAGTGTGCCTCTGGACTGGCTGCCCACAGAGCCTGTGCCACCAGCCGGTCCCCTGTGTGACAGCTGGGTGCTGCTGCCCTTGGCCAGGCACAGGGTGGTGTCCCCTCTCAGAGCCCTGTGTGTGAGCAGGTTGTGCTGTGGTGATCCATGTCTGTCTCCATCACATCCCGCTTCCCTCAGGAAGCAGTGCCATGCTGCTTCCTGTGCCCCCCACCTCAGCCATCCAGGAaggccctgctccctgcctggcccCTGACCCCCCTGCCTGTGCCCGCAGGGGAGTCGGAGCTGTTGGCCCTGTCGGCCAAGGGCCGCCTGGTGTCCTGTGGGCTGTGCAGCCCCGAGGAGCCGGACGTGGAGCTGACCCCAGCTGAGATCGGCCGGAGGATCAAGGAGCTGCTGTCGGGGATTGGGGACACCTCAGAGAGGTAAAGGTGGCATCAAG
Coding sequences within it:
- the LOC134428895 gene encoding uncharacterized protein LOC134428895, with product MLHVPSWNRGTQPPVLCHLPGRSSFPAGTGAPCSPWPCHLHSITAGPGRSAFRRGCVSGLCPRSVCNQPRSRVRPGPVPAPGWSRGSGSGGSQSGERSPASGRGSGAGEVAPALGRDSSPGGHGDMARLLLLLLLAALGCAARPGRRPAPWDDGADAQRPPARGCANLTLVLDNWKFAITSQLRNLLLSDHQTVLPDYGRIPALSGALDELYRDFRGLKEQLGRLSDRFAHLEASVEQLSRARGAAGPPRRGGVPQNPRRAPGTPP
- the FAAP100 gene encoding Fanconi anemia core complex-associated protein 100, encoding MAQVGHRVDYLAGFCCPVGGLVAGKPRVLCHENEIYLSNGTEFVYVYDQEGKVLKAVFRCPDQVWHVELLPQPRQLYILCAHSGIYCVSLEQQSRLMEQTDGDGQESNGPSGVFPVEADACIFPDASLSMFTLLSTFVITLAQDEGKWWMRLHELPRPEQDGPPYRQVSQVEFCPGSPPGDAAGDAPPSCFLPVLCCAAAPGTQGLWCSGGFVLEEPLFSLLFGIDAAMLESPMILCGFPDGQLCSVPLKALSSSPAADGCRDVSTPAPPVKILHHLEEPIVFIGALRTERHGRDDDDDNDDDTDTEAPAGEPGCDCVVAVGHYGKMVAVKADQREEATVPELREYYLRGPILCAACGSGSRMYYSTHSDISAVDLDWAGDSSDPEDTESGAGVLPPVLSPASLSICSVVALSLSSRASEGESELLALSAKGRLVSCGLCSPEEPDVELTPAEIGRRIKELLSGIGDTSERVSFLKKAVDQRNRALASLNQVMNVSAALLSSQEGHKPIACTVTANWSCLLLQDTVTISCLLENCSEYSLEEGWTLCVQLLAGPCALEEESVDSATTFTFPIDQLLPGTKRELTLPLGPAADTKLDLPLTISCALYYSLRDILGSGSDSSEDLDDFLPDDSPLLSPDREGICLPLSQCTIDMLQCLRFGSSPPGPSAPPAPSDPVETFLKVSREQTEPEEGRTPAEESLPPSAASIRVSSELLKSALKTSETDVPLCCATLRWLLAENPGAEALSTEVASVCGTAPDGAHVQLLVREVAMNDLSPAGPIQAVEILMESPSLAHMCRTHHAVIRRIQALVLEQAAQGSGPPDLRMQYLRQIQANHEMLLKEVRTLREQPGLAGDGAEGTATATEKLLNIYRQLRNPSLVLL